CCCTTAATCACCCCGCTTCCTCCTCGCCATACCTCTGTAAAGCGGGTGCAAATATAGAAGGTTTATTTTAAAAACACCAAAAATAATATCATCTTTTTAAACTTTTTTTTCATTAAAATATAACTCCGTGCGAATTAATAATTTACAACGTTAAGTATTCTAGTAATTGTAATGAAAAATCAAATTTCTATTAATAAATTGTATCATATAGATGAAATCTGATTTCAAATTATCAGAAAAAGGGCTAAAAAAAAAGCGAGATGAAAAATCACCTCGCCTCTTCGATTCTATTTTTATCAATCTATTTTACTGGAACAGCTTTCAAAACTTCAACTAAGAAATCCCAAAATTTATTTACTGTTTCGATATTTACTCTCTCATCTGGTGAGTGCGGTGAACGGATAGTTGGTCCAAAAGAGATCATATCCCAGTTTGGATAAGCACCACCCAGCAATCCACACTCTAATCCAGCATGTATGGCTTTAACTTCAGGAGTTTTTCCGTATTTCTTCTTATAAACATCTTGCATCACTGTTAAAATAGGTGACTTAGGATTTGGTTTCCAACCGGGATATGCTCCAGTTAAAAGAACCTCTGCGCCTGCTAGTTCAAAAACAGCAGATACTTTATCACCCAAAGCCTCCTTGGAAGAATCTACAGAACTACGGAGTAAACACTGTGCATAGATATTGGTGTTATCGCTATAAACCCGTGCAAGGTTGTTTGAAGTTTCAACTAATCCTGGAACAGAATCGCTCATACGAACAACTCCATTGGGACAACCAAATGCAGCGCGAATTAAATTGAACTGTGTCTTATCGTCGATAAGTGTAGATGGAATAGTGGTTTTCTCCGCAACAAACGACAAAGAAGGTTCGGTCATTGAAAACTCAGACTTATATATATTAAGGTATGTAGTAACGGATTTTTCAAATTCGCTTGCTTTAGCTGATGGAACAACAACTACTGCAAAAGCCTCGCGTGGGATTGCATTTCTTAAACTACCACCATCAATTGATGCTATACGTAAACCAAAACTCTTTTCAGCGTGATACATGAATCGGAAAAGCAATTTAATTGAGTTTCCTCTTCCTAAAATGATATCTAATCCCGAATGCCCACCCTTTAATCCAGTTATGGAAAGTTTATAAGCACCCATTCCTGCTGGAACTGGAGTTGATTTATATGGGAATTTTATATTCGCATCTAATCCTCCTGCGCAACCAACATACAATTCTCCCTCATCCTCAGAATCAAGATTCATAAGAATATCCCCTTTAAGAAGGCCTGATTTAAGACCAAAAGCACCAGTCATACCAGTCTCCTCGTCAATAGTGAATAGCCCTTCAATAGGGCCATGCACTAGATCTTTTGCTTCTAAAATTGCGAGAGTAGCGGCAACTCCAATTCCATTATCAGCACCAAGTGTAGTACCTTTGGCTTTTACCCACTCACCATCAACATATGCATCAATAGGATCTTTCTCAAAATCATGCTGTTTATCAATATTTTTTTGAGGAACCATGTCTAAATGTCCTTGTAGAACCACTCCTTTGCGATTCTCCATACCTGAAGTTGCCGGTTTACGGACTATAACGTTTCCTACTTCGTCAACAATGACCTCTAATTTTAAATCTTGGGCAAATTTTTTAATAAACTCAATTGAAGCCTGTTCTTTACCAGAAGGTCTTGGTATCTGCGTAAGGTTATAGAAATGTTTCCATAAAGCCTTAGGTTCAAGGTTTTGAATCTCTTTACTCATAGTTATTTATATTATATTGGTTTAGTTTTAACTTCGCCAAAAGGCCAATAAAGGTATCGATATTTAGGTAAAACACAAAATTGACTTGATATGAAAGGTACACAACATTTTACAATTTGTTATGTTATTAGGTAGACCACATTCACTTATTTGTATATTTGTAATCGTATCTTATTTGATAAATACGAAGCATACATATAAGTTTGTATTCATTGAGATATGATTAATATATTGGATTTCAATAATAAGGAATAGAAGGTTTTATTACAATAAATTTAATTTGAACAACATTTATAGCAAACTATTTGATAATTTTAATAACATGAAAAAGACTTTAATTTTATATTTTCTCTTTGCTACTATTAGCTTCAATGCTCTTGCACAAACAGAATCCTCTAAGGTAAAATGGTATACTATTGAGGAGGCCTTAAAACTTAATGAAAAGAATCCAAAGAAGATATTTATTGATGTATTTACCGATTGGTGTGGATGGTGTAAAACGATGGATAAGAATACTTTCAGTCATCCTGTTATTGCCGAATATCTTAATAAATTCTACTATCCCGTTAAATTTAACGCTGAGTCGAAAAAGGATATTACTTATAAAGGCACTGTTTATAAAAACAATGGGACAGAGACAAGATCTCCACATGAATTTGCTGCTGCATTATTAAATGGACAACTATCCTACCCTTCTGTTGTATATATGGATGGAGATAGTAAGCTGTTAACGGCTGTTCCAGGATATAATACGCCCACTGACATTGAACCTATTCTGGTTTTCTTTGCCGAGGATTACTACAAAACTACTAAGTGGGAGGATTTTAAAGCCAAATTTGTAAGTAAAATTAAGTAGTTTCCAAAAGTTTAGAACTATTTAAGTCTAAATCACAAAAAACATTTAACACGGAGTTAATAGAGTAAAGAACACCGAGTAACATTGAGTGGAAATGGCTAAAAGCCATTTCTGTTCTTTTCGTTCTTGGAATTGTTTAAGTGGCATTTATGGTTTTAGAACTCAATAAGACTAGAATCCTTAATCATAAATTTAATAGGCATTCTCACAATTGGCCCGTACTGGCAAATAGAAATACGGCGGGTAAATATATCACTCTTTCCATCAGAGATTTTAATGTTGGCTGTTATTGGAATTCTATAATAAATCACATCTTTTATTGGTTTATTCTTCTCAAAGCCTATGTTTTTAAATAAGGGTTCGTAGGTTTCTGGTATAGATTCTGGCTCACTCTTAAGTAAATAAGGGTTACCACTTAGGTCGGATGAGGGGAGAATTCCTTTGGATACTGAAAATCTAAAAATAATCGAGGTTTCGCCATCGGATTGGTTTGGTATATATTCATAGTAGGAAACTGCATTCTCAGAATATGATTTCCCTATAAAAAGGCTCAGATACTCCTGTTCCAATCGGTTGATCTCATTCAAGGCAATCTTTAATCCTTCGCCATTTAAGTTATGATCAGCATCAACAGATAGAAAATCGGAACGTCGCTTACGGAGAGAGAAGATAAAATCGGCAGCATCGCGAGCTTTCTCCTCTATATTCTTCTCAACAATCATGTCTTTTTGCACTGGGACTCTAACAAAAACACTATCGCGTTGCACCTTGTTATAAAAGGTAGTTTTCTCAGATGCAATAAATGGCTGGGTTGAAAGATCTGTATAGGCAATATCATTGATTTGGTCGTTACCCATTTGGGTTTTTATTGATGCTGAGTTAACCCCAAGTCCACTTATTGGTAATATTAAACCACTACTGTACAGTTTTAAAAAATCTACTTTAGAATCGTCGCTTGGCGTGGCTGCAAAAAGCGATGTTGGATCGGATTCAATCACGGAAACCACATCAATATTAGTGATCTTCCATTCTTCCGCCTTTTTTAAAGGAACATCAGCTATTCCTAAGTATTTCTGCGCAAACTTTCCGAAAGGGCCAGGAATAACAACATTTTTAATAGCCTCAACCTTTATTCTCAAAACAGTGCGAGGTAGGGCATATATTAATCCTTTGGTATTAAGACTAGTTGCCATATCGGCAGGGGTAACCTGAATTGGTTTTTTGCTGCACGATAGTATAAGGGCAACTAAAAATATCAACGTAATTTTCTTAGTCATTCTTTGATTTTTCGGTTAGTTGAAATGCTTTACCAAGATAAGATATTATATCTGATGCAATTAGCGCATTGACCCTTTTTTTTTCTATTGCTAAATCTCCTGCCAATCCATGAATATAAACTCCAATAATTGATGATGATACTGGATTGTACCCTTGACCTAATAACGATGTAATAACACCAGTTAGTACATCGCCACTACCTGCGGTTGCTATTCCAGGATTTCCCGTTGAGTTGAAATAGATATTTCCATCGGGGCAAACTATTTGCGTATATGCACCTTTTAGCACAATAATGATTCTATTTTCTTTTGCTTTATCAAGAGCCATCTTGAGCCGTTGAAAGCCCGATGTAGATTTCCCAAACAGCCTATCGAATTCTCCGGGATGAGGTGTTATTACAGTGTTTTCTGGTAATAATCTGATAAACTCTGGATTATCTGCTAAAATATTCAGCCCATCGGCATCAATTAGTAATGGTGCTTTTACGTTTTCTAAAAGATTTTTCAGCCCATTAACGGTGATTCTGTCCTTGCCAATTCCTGGGCCAATTCCAATTGCGGAGTATTTTGATATTGAGCCTATTATTGAAAAGTGATGATCGTTTTCATCAACTTCAATCATCACTTCGGGGATTGATTGTTGCAGAATTGGATACCCAATTTTTGGAACATGAGCAGTTACTAATCCTGAACCTGAGGTAAGGCAGGCCGTTGAAGAAAGAACCGAAGTTCCCATCATTCCATAACTACCTGCAATAATCAGGCAATGCCCAAAGGTGCCTTTATGATCGAATCGGGTTCGTGGTTTGAGTATTGATGAAACCATTGCTTGATCAATGTAACTGTAAAGCGTTGTTAATGACTCAATAGCATCAACATTCAATCCAATTGGAAGTATCTTCCACTCGCCAACATACCTGGCATTTTCGGCAAAGAAGAAGCTGATTTTGGGAAATTGGAGTGTTAATGTAATGGAGGCTTTAATTGCAGGGTTAATGTTTGGAAATGGGTTTTCATCGCCAAAAAGTCCAGATGGAATATCAACAGAAATAATCTGCGCCCTAGAATCATTCAAATAATCAATAAGTTCCGATGTTAAACCCGAAAGTGGTCGCGCTAATCCTGAACCAAAAAGGGCATCAACAATAATGGTATTACTGTTTATTTTAGGGAAATTGCTTTTGTCCTTAATTACAATAGGTGTAACTATTTTTTGATTTTTAAGCCTTGCAAGATTGATAAGATAATCGGGAGAGTTATTGGCGGATTCAAAAGTATAAACCTCCACAATATAGCCTGAATCTATTAGCATACGAGCCAGTGCTAAGCCATCGCCCCCGTTATTACCCGGTCCTGCAAATATTGCAATTGTATTTACTGCGCTGATATTGCAAGCAAACCATCTGAATAAAGCATCAGCAGCTCTTTCCATAAGGTTTATGGGTGAAATGGGCTCTTTCTCAATCGTTAACCGATCGATATCACGTACTTGTGAGGTTAAGAATACTTTCATCTACAAATAAAATACATCTGAACAAATATAAGGTTTTTGATAGCAGAATCAATCTATTAAAACCAAATAAGCTTTATAACATTTAGCACATCACATCGATTGGTTTGTTTTTTTTTTATATTTACCAACTTTGAAAAAAAATGATTAAAAAATAACCTTCAAAAACAATTATCTATGTTAAAAAACCACCCTAAAGGACTACTTGTGGCGTTTTTCACTAATATGGGAGAACGCTTTGGGTTTTATACAATGATGGCCATTCTAGTAATGTTTCTGCAAGCACGATATGGACTTGACGCTGACTCTGCCGGAAGCATTTATTCATGGTTCTACTTTGCAATTTATGCCCTAGCCTTAGTTGGGGGGATGATAGCTGACTGGACAAAAAAATATAAGTCAGTAATATTTATAGGACAGGTTGTAATGTTTACTGGTTATTGCCTTATAGCAATTCCTGGATTGGAACTTTGGGTTTCAGTAACTGCCTTGTTAATAATTGCATTAGGTAATGGGCTATTCAAAGGAAATCTTCAAGCTGTTGTGGGTCAAATGTACGATGATGAAAAGTACAAAGGATTTCGCGATAGTGCTTTTATGATTTTCTATATGGGTATTAACATTGGCGCTTTCTTTGCTCCATTTGTTGCCAAGGGAATTAAAGAGTTTTGGCTAAAAACAAATGGGTATTTCGAAAATGCTAATCTTCCTTCACTTAGCCATCAGTATTTGAATGGGACTTTAAAAGATGTTGATCAGTTTCAGAACCTCGCAAATGCAGCGATTATACCAGATGGAGGAAAATCGGCTGCAGATTTAACTGTATTTGCCCACGATTATATCAAGGTTTTTTCAACTGGTTTCAACTATGCCTTTGGGATTGCTGCTGGAGCAATGATTCTTTCTCTGGTTATCTATTTAATTTTCAACAGGCTCTTACCTTCAAAACACAAACTTGCGCTTGCTGAAAAACAGAATAACAAAACGGTAGAAGCTGCACCAAGCATAAATTTGGCCAGCAATTTGAAATACATTATTATCTCCTTGGGTTTAATGGCTATAGTTGCCACACTGTTTCACGTTGCCGATAGCTATACTGATATTGGAGATATTAACTATAAATTAGGTTTAGCAGTAGGATTGTTCGTTGGTTTTGTTTCACTAATATTCCAGATTTCAACTAAGGAGGAAAAACCTCGTGTTGTGGCTCTAACATTGGTATTTATTGTTGTAATTTTCTTTTGGATGTCGTTTCACCAAAACGGACTCACCCTTACAATGTATGCCCGTGATTATACAACTCAATTTGTTGGACCATTCACCAACCTGTTTTTCAACATTTGGTCAATTCTCTCAGTAATTGCTGCTATTGCTGGTTCTGCAATGGTTTTCTTTACAAAACAGGTTAAAACTCGCATTATTGGTGCTGTAGGTTTTTTGGTTTTTGGTTTCCTTTGCTACTACTTTGCATCGCATAATAGTGCTTCCAATCCTATTTCACCCGAAGTATTCCAATCATTCAATCCTTTGTTTATAGTTGCGCTTACCCCGCTTGTAATGGGTATATTCAGCTGGTTAAGCAAACGGGGTCAAGAACCCTCATCACCACGTAAAATTGGTATTGGGATGATTATTGCAGCATTCGGTTTTGTATTGGTGCTAATTTCATCGTTGGGTTTGGTTGCACCAAAGGATTTGGCTGGTGCAGTTGAAGAATCAGGCAGAGTATCACCTTACTGGTTGATGAGCTCATACCTTATTTTAACTGTTGCTGAACTTTTCCTTAGCCCAATTGGATTATCATTTGTGGCTAAAGTTGCTCCTCCCCGATTCCAAGGGTTAATGCAAGGTGGTTGGCTGCTTGCAACCGCAATTGGTAATAAGTTCCTTTTTGTAGGAAGTTTATTATGGGGTAAAATAGAACTTTATATGCTTTGGGGTATATTCATTATTTGCTGTATTGTGGCTGCCCTATTTATATTCTCTATTATGAAAAGACTTGAATCTACTACAAAATAGAGCTTGCTATTATTTAATCTAAAACCACTCTTCGGGGTGGTTTTTTTTGTACCTTAACGCAAATTTAAACTGATAATGAAAACGTTTACGCTGAAAGAGGAGTACATTCAACTTGATAAGCTGCTAAAATCCGTAAAACTCGCTAATTCTGGTGGTATTGCCCACATGCTTGTGGATGATGGTTTGGTGAAGGTTAATGGGTTTGTTGAAAGTAGGAGACGGGCAAAGATAAGGGTTGGTGATACTATTGATGTGCAGGGGAGTAAGGTGATTGTTGTGGCTGATGATGAGGTGGGGGATTAGGAACGTAAACCCCAACCCCTTAAATTAAGGGGCTATAACAGGGTATCTGATTTTGGCCTTTTGTGTGATTAAGGTTAAAGCCCTATTTATCAGTTGTATGAAATTTTTATATGCAAATTATCGCAAAATGCGATATAATAAACTTGGGTGTTTCATGTTTGTGGCCAGTTTGTTTATTGTTAGCATGTTACCTTAAATATATAACCCTATGAAAACGAAATTAGTAGTACTTTTTATTGCCATTGCATTGGTTGTTGGGTGTAGGTCCAAAAGCGAATATAATAAAGCTATAATGGCTGAACGTGAAAATTTTAGCCAGGGTGATAACTTGATACAAGCACCTCCTCCCCCACCATCGCCAAGCGAATCTGCTCAAACAAAAGTGGATGTTGAGAAAAAGATTATTAAAACGGCATATCTCAATATGGAGGTTTTGGATTATAGTAGTAGCAGGAAGCTGATAGATAGCGCTCTTAAGCATTTTAACGCTTGCATTGTAAATGAAAATCTACAGAATACTGAGTATCAAATTGGCAATAGCATTAATATTAAGGTACCTGCAAATCAGTTTGAAATGCTACTTGCAAACCTTGCTAAGCTAGCCAAAAAGGTTGATTCACAGAATATCGAAACGCGGGATGTAACTGAGGAGTATATTGATGTTCAAACAAGGCTTAATAATGGCAAAAAGGTTGAGCAAACGTATCTTAAACTTTTGAGGAAAACCAATTCCATTGAGGATATTCTTAAGATTGAGCAGAAACTGGGCGAGATTAGAACCGATATTGAATCCACTGAGGGAAGGTTAAAGTATCTGAACCATCAGGTTAGCTACAGCTCAATTAACCTAAATGTTTACCAAACATTGGAGTTTAAGTATAACCCCGAAAAACTACCCAACTTTTTCCAACGATTGAAAAAGGCGGTGAGTCTTGGCTGGAATGGAATTGTGGTATTCTTCCTTTTCCTAATAGGAATCTGGCCTCTATGGATTCTTGCAGTGGTTGGGTATTACTTATGGAGGTATATTGTTAGGTATAGGAGAGGACGGAAAAAGGGTGAAAAGCGCAGGCGTAAACTGCAAAAGAAGATGCAGCACAATGACGATAATCAAGGGAAGTAAAGGAATATGAAGGGAGCCAAACGGCTCCCTTTGTTTTTGGAGTTAGGGGAGATTGAATAAAGTAACTATCCATATTATGAGGCAATTGTATTTTGATGATTGCTAATTATTTAGTAAGTTTGAGAATAACCAACACCTTTGGCGGGGTTATAAACGAATCATGCAACAAACTATAACTATTGGGCAGATAAATGATTACATTTGATAGTGTTTTAACTTAAAAAAATATTACAATATGGCAACTCTTCCTCCAAAAGTTCAAACTCGACTAGCAAGCGGCTTGAAAAAATTTCAATCAATTGTATCTGCTGCTAGAACCAAAGACATTAATGAATCGGATACAGTTGTAATAATTACAGATATGCTTTCCGACCTTTTTGGATACGACAAATATTCTGAAATTACTTCTGAACAGGCAGTAAAGAAGACATTTTGTGATTTAGCTATCAAAATTGATGGAAAAGTTCGGTTTATTATTGAAGTTAAAGCAGCAGGATTAGACTTGAAAGAAGACCATATAAGGCAAGCCGTTGATTATGGTTCAAATGCAGGAGTAGATTGGGTTATACTTACAAATGGAAGCGTTTGGAAAGTTTTTAAAATTATATTTGGAAAACCTGTAAGTAATGAATTAGTTTATGAATTCGATTTTACTCAATTGAATGTAAAAAAAGATAACGACCTTGAACTTCTATATTATGTTTGCAAGGAAAGTTTAGGGAAATCCGTATTAGCTGATTTTCATTTGCAGAAACAAACATTTAGCAAATTCTTTGTTGGTCAATTAATTATTTCCGAACCCATAATTGACTCTATTAGGAAGATCATGAAAAAACTCTACCCCGAGGTAAAGGTTTCAAACGAAGAGATTTGTTCCTTAATAGAAAACGAAGTTCTTAAGAGAGAAGTAATCGATGGCGAAAAAGCCGAAGAAGCCAAAAAGAAAATTAATAAAGCATTTAAGTCTTTAGCAAAAGAAACTATTGCAAAGTCAGAAAGTACAACATTATAAAATGCAAATTTTATAATCAAGTAGCCTACTAATAAGAAGCACAGAGCCTTTCGGAGTTCCACTCACACCAATGAATACTGATTTTAGGTATTGGTGGATAACTTCACAACGTCCCAAACCATGGAAACGATACAGGAAAGTAAGGTCGTTTCACAATCGTATCAAATAGGCTTATATCGTATCAGAGTAATCGAATAAAAACGAATCATATCGTATCGTTTTATGGGTTATTTTGAATTTTTACCATTCAAAGCACTCATCGAGTAGACAGCCGATAGGCACTGAGCCTATAGGAAAGCCTTTCATACCACTGAATACCGATTCTCATGTATACTAAATTAAGCCATCAACCCCATACGCTTTCAGCTATATTATATAGAATATTCCGATACTATTGCTCAGGTAATACGTTCTCCAAGCTATGTATTAGTCAAAATATCATTAACTATTGATATTTTGTTTGGTATTATGAATGAGGTGGTATTCTATTAAATGCAAGGCAACCTCAAAATCAAATTATTTTTATAATTTTTTATTTAGTTTGAAAATAAAGTACACCTTTGGTGTGGTTATAAACAAATTAGGCAACAGTATAAAAAACCACGAAAAATTATAGACTTGTACGCATAAAATGAAAAACCTTATGGATAATTCAAGTAAAGTAAAACTAAATCCCAGAAAAGTATTCTGGAAATGTGGATCTTGTACTCATGCCATGTTTCATTTACTGAATCATGAATTTGATAATCATAAAGAAAATGAGGAGAAAGCATCTTTCTTATTAGCAGGTGGGATAGCCCAGAAAGGTCATCAATGCGGAATGCTATGGGGTGGTGCATTGGCAATTGGAACCGAATCATACCGCAGATATAATGAAAAAAGCGAAGCAATTGCTGCTGCAATTATTGCATCTCAATATCTTGTGGATTCATTTCATAAGCGAACTCAAACCGTCAATTGTCGAGACATATCAAAAGTTGATTGGGAAAACAAAGTAGATTTTGCTATTTACGTAGTAAAAGCAATTATGCAAGGTTTTGTATATGGTACGTGTTTCAATCTTATTGTAAAATGGACACCTGAAGCAATTCAGGCAGCCAATAAGGGGCTGTCTGAAAAAACAATTCATAGCAAACCATGTATGAGCTGTGCAACTGAGGTTGTTCAAAGAATGGGGGCAAGTGACGAAGAGGCTATTATGGTAGCAGGTTTTGCGGGAGGCATTGGTTTAAGCGGAAATGCATGTGGGGCATTAAGTGCAGTAATTTGGTATAAGATGCTTGATTGGGGTAAAAAAAATCCTGGTAAAACACTAACCTTGATTAATAATCCGGATGCAAAAAGTATATTAAGAGCCTTTTTTATTCAAACTGACTCAGAGATGTTATGCAGTAAGATAAGTGGAAAACAATTTCAATCAATTGATGACCACTCAGAATATTTAAGAAGTGGTGGTTGCGAGAAGTTAATTGATGCACTTGCAAAAGTATAATAAATATGGGAATAGTTTCTTTTGAACAGTTAAGACATCTTTTTCGCTTTAAAAGACAAGTTTATCTCGATAACAATGCAACTACATGCATTAGTAATCCTGTGAGAAAAACGATGAATCGAATAATGAAATATTATTGGGGCAATCCCTCATCGGCTTATCACATAGGAAGAATGTCTTCGCATATCATTGAGAAGGCTCGTAAACAAGTTGCCGAAGCCATTCATGCCCATTCACATGAGATATATTTTACAGGCTGTGCCACAGAATCAAACAATGCAGTATTAATATCGTTGAGTAATCATTTCTATCCTAAAAAGAAGAAAATTATTTCAACACCCATTGAACACCCTTCGATAAAAAATACATTAGAATTTTTGAAAACGCAAGGAATTGTTGTTCAATATTGTCCAGTAGATAATTATGGTTTTGTTTCTCTTAAAGAGTTAGAAAATCTAATTGATGAAGATACATTTTTAATATGCTGTATTTTGGCGAATAACGAGATTGGAACAATTCAAAATGTTAAAGGAATTAGCGCACTCGCAAAATCACATAATATTCTTGTATTATCTGATTGCGTTCAAGCATTTGGCAAGATTCCTGTTAATGTAAAGGAATTAGGAGTTGATTATGCCACATTTTCAGCACATAAACTTTATGGACCTAAGGGAATTGGAGCATTATATGCAAAAATAAGTAGCCCGCTTGAGCCTTTTATTCATGGTGGACATCAGGAAGAAGGAATGCGTGCTGGAACAGAATCGGTTCACAATATTGCAGGTTTTGGCACAGCTTGTAAGGATGTTAAAAATCTTATATCCTATTCTGAAAAAACAAGATTGCTAAAAGAACAATTTATAAAACATCTGAAAGTTATTAAATCAGATATAATTATTAATTCACCAAAAAACGATTGTTTACCAAATACAATCAGTGTTACTTTCCCTAATTTAAATAGCAGTGAATTAATGATGATGTTGGATTATTACGGAGTTTCTGTTTCATCAGGTTCGGCATGCAGTACTCAATTAAATGAACCTTCGCATGTTTTAAAGGCGATTGGATTATCCGATAAAGCAGCCGCTGAAACTATTCGTATCAGTTTTGGTAAAAACACCTCAGAGAGAGATCTTAGATATACAATAAAAGTAATAGATAATTATCTGAAAAGTGAAGTGAGATAGCACAATAAATTGATATCAATCATCAAATGTCGTTGCCTTCTAAGTATGTTATAGTCTCAAAGCCTATTTGAGAACCCAGTACAACTAATAATTTAGTAGCACAAGAGATAGTATAGCATAATAGAATCCAATACTAGCATGGCAGAAACACTAAAAAAACATTTCACCATTGGTTGTTGTGGAATTGATTGTGGGCTATGCCCTCGATTTCATACAAAAGGTGATTCTATTTGTCCGGGATGTGGCGGGCTAAATTTTAAAGAAAAGCACCCCTCATGCGGATTCCTAACTTGTTGCGTAGCAAAGAAAGGGTTGGAGGTTTGCTCGGAGTGTAATGAATATCCTTGTAAGCGTTTCGATTCAGAAAAAGGTGGGTACGATTCATTTGTAACTCATAGTAAAGTATTTACAAATCTTGATTTTATAAAACATCACGGGATAGATTCTTTTATCGATCATCAAATGAGACGAATAACAATATTG
The sequence above is a segment of the Bacteroidales bacterium genome. Coding sequences within it:
- a CDS encoding aminoacyl-histidine dipeptidase; translated protein: MSKEIQNLEPKALWKHFYNLTQIPRPSGKEQASIEFIKKFAQDLKLEVIVDEVGNVIVRKPATSGMENRKGVVLQGHLDMVPQKNIDKQHDFEKDPIDAYVDGEWVKAKGTTLGADNGIGVAATLAILEAKDLVHGPIEGLFTIDEETGMTGAFGLKSGLLKGDILMNLDSEDEGELYVGCAGGLDANIKFPYKSTPVPAGMGAYKLSITGLKGGHSGLDIILGRGNSIKLLFRFMYHAEKSFGLRIASIDGGSLRNAIPREAFAVVVVPSAKASEFEKSVTTYLNIYKSEFSMTEPSLSFVAEKTTIPSTLIDDKTQFNLIRAAFGCPNGVVRMSDSVPGLVETSNNLARVYSDNTNIYAQCLLRSSVDSSKEALGDKVSAVFELAGAEVLLTGAYPGWKPNPKSPILTVMQDVYKKKYGKTPEVKAIHAGLECGLLGGAYPNWDMISFGPTIRSPHSPDERVNIETVNKFWDFLVEVLKAVPVK
- a CDS encoding DUF255 domain-containing protein gives rise to the protein MKKTLILYFLFATISFNALAQTESSKVKWYTIEEALKLNEKNPKKIFIDVFTDWCGWCKTMDKNTFSHPVIAEYLNKFYYPVKFNAESKKDITYKGTVYKNNGTETRSPHEFAAALLNGQLSYPSVVYMDGDSKLLTAVPGYNTPTDIEPILVFFAEDYYKTTKWEDFKAKFVSKIK
- a CDS encoding DUF4831 family protein → MTKKITLIFLVALILSCSKKPIQVTPADMATSLNTKGLIYALPRTVLRIKVEAIKNVVIPGPFGKFAQKYLGIADVPLKKAEEWKITNIDVVSVIESDPTSLFAATPSDDSKVDFLKLYSSGLILPISGLGVNSASIKTQMGNDQINDIAYTDLSTQPFIASEKTTFYNKVQRDSVFVRVPVQKDMIVEKNIEEKARDAADFIFSLRKRRSDFLSVDADHNLNGEGLKIALNEINRLEQEYLSLFIGKSYSENAVSYYEYIPNQSDGETSIIFRFSVSKGILPSSDLSGNPYLLKSEPESIPETYEPLFKNIGFEKNKPIKDVIYYRIPITANIKISDGKSDIFTRRISICQYGPIVRMPIKFMIKDSSLIEF
- a CDS encoding NAD(P)H-hydrate dehydratase — translated: MKVFLTSQVRDIDRLTIEKEPISPINLMERAADALFRWFACNISAVNTIAIFAGPGNNGGDGLALARMLIDSGYIVEVYTFESANNSPDYLINLARLKNQKIVTPIVIKDKSNFPKINSNTIIVDALFGSGLARPLSGLTSELIDYLNDSRAQIISVDIPSGLFGDENPFPNINPAIKASITLTLQFPKISFFFAENARYVGEWKILPIGLNVDAIESLTTLYSYIDQAMVSSILKPRTRFDHKGTFGHCLIIAGSYGMMGTSVLSSTACLTSGSGLVTAHVPKIGYPILQQSIPEVMIEVDENDHHFSIIGSISKYSAIGIGPGIGKDRITVNGLKNLLENVKAPLLIDADGLNILADNPEFIRLLPENTVITPHPGEFDRLFGKSTSGFQRLKMALDKAKENRIIIVLKGAYTQIVCPDGNIYFNSTGNPGIATAGSGDVLTGVITSLLGQGYNPVSSSIIGVYIHGLAGDLAIEKKRVNALIASDIISYLGKAFQLTEKSKND
- a CDS encoding peptide MFS transporter, which encodes MLKNHPKGLLVAFFTNMGERFGFYTMMAILVMFLQARYGLDADSAGSIYSWFYFAIYALALVGGMIADWTKKYKSVIFIGQVVMFTGYCLIAIPGLELWVSVTALLIIALGNGLFKGNLQAVVGQMYDDEKYKGFRDSAFMIFYMGINIGAFFAPFVAKGIKEFWLKTNGYFENANLPSLSHQYLNGTLKDVDQFQNLANAAIIPDGGKSAADLTVFAHDYIKVFSTGFNYAFGIAAGAMILSLVIYLIFNRLLPSKHKLALAEKQNNKTVEAAPSINLASNLKYIIISLGLMAIVATLFHVADSYTDIGDINYKLGLAVGLFVGFVSLIFQISTKEEKPRVVALTLVFIVVIFFWMSFHQNGLTLTMYARDYTTQFVGPFTNLFFNIWSILSVIAAIAGSAMVFFTKQVKTRIIGAVGFLVFGFLCYYFASHNSASNPISPEVFQSFNPLFIVALTPLVMGIFSWLSKRGQEPSSPRKIGIGMIIAAFGFVLVLISSLGLVAPKDLAGAVEESGRVSPYWLMSSYLILTVAELFLSPIGLSFVAKVAPPRFQGLMQGGWLLATAIGNKFLFVGSLLWGKIELYMLWGIFIICCIVAALFIFSIMKRLESTTK
- a CDS encoding RNA-binding S4 domain-containing protein encodes the protein MKTFTLKEEYIQLDKLLKSVKLANSGGIAHMLVDDGLVKVNGFVESRRRAKIRVGDTIDVQGSKVIVVADDEVGD
- a CDS encoding DUF4349 domain-containing protein, whose protein sequence is MKTKLVVLFIAIALVVGCRSKSEYNKAIMAERENFSQGDNLIQAPPPPPSPSESAQTKVDVEKKIIKTAYLNMEVLDYSSSRKLIDSALKHFNACIVNENLQNTEYQIGNSINIKVPANQFEMLLANLAKLAKKVDSQNIETRDVTEEYIDVQTRLNNGKKVEQTYLKLLRKTNSIEDILKIEQKLGEIRTDIESTEGRLKYLNHQVSYSSINLNVYQTLEFKYNPEKLPNFFQRLKKAVSLGWNGIVVFFLFLIGIWPLWILAVVGYYLWRYIVRYRRGRKKGEKRRRKLQKKMQHNDDNQGK